From the Ornithodoros turicata isolate Travis unplaced genomic scaffold, ASM3712646v1 Chromosome113, whole genome shotgun sequence genome, the window aagtttctcgcgaatgaaggcgtaaagtcatccgaaattcacagaaaacttcaggctcagtatggccacgatacacttagccgcagcaaagcgtttgagtggtgcaaacggttcagagacggccgtacatcagtgctggGCGAGCCCGGCAGGGGCGGCTCacagcccagtgtcagagttcctgagaacatccaacttgtggagcgcctgatcctcaaagaccgacggataacatgtctcgatatcaatagtacATATAGTgctatcaatagtgcatattactaccaggttctcagggatgtgcataaggcgctgaagcaaaagcggccgggcctcatcaccaaaggggtcctcctcctacaggacaatgcacgcccgcataccgcacatctcacgacacgcaccttacaggaacttggctgggagttgctgccacatcacccttacagtccagacctcgccccaagcgatttccatctcttcgggccactgaaggcgttccttgggagccgccacttcagctgcgacgacgaggtcaaaaatgcggtccgatcaaGGCTGTAaggccggtaaggatttctacgctgatGGCATCCAagtcctcgtgaaacgctgggacaagtgcattagtgcagctggagattacgtcaaaaaataaaactaatttcttgcctctaagttcattttacttttgcgaaaaatgaaatgtcCCGGTTTGAcctgaacgcccctcgtacattaGCTTGTGACACTGTAAGTGTGTGCTTTGGCCGAAATGTGATCCTTGTGTGGCTTCTTGCCCGTGTGCATTCGCTTGTGACGCACCAGACTCGTTCGCTGGCTGAACACTGCAgcacagagatcgcacttgtgtggcttctctcCTGTATGCGTTCGCTTGTGATTCTGCAGGGTTGTGCTGtgactgaactctgcaggacagaggttgcacttgtatggcttctctcctgtGTGCTTCCTTTGGTGAACGCGCAGGCCCGTGCTGTGACTGAACTGTGCAGGACAGTGATTGCACTTGTAAGGATGCTCATTCATGTGTATGCGCTTGTGACGCTGCATGTTCGTGCTCCGGCTGAACTGTGCAGGACATAGatcgcacttgtgtggcttctcgcctgtgtgcaTTTGCTTGTGATACCGCATTGCGGTGTGGTCACTGAACTCTGcgggacagaggtcgcacttgtacggtttctcacccgtgtgtatTCTTTCGTGAACGCGCAGACCATTGCTGTAAGTGAACCGTGCAGGGCAGtgattgcacttgtatggtttctcgccCGTGTGCTTTCGCTGGTGATTCCGCAGGGTAGTTTGGtcgctgaactctgcaggacagaggttgcacttgtatggtttctcaCCCGTGTGCGTCCTTTTGTGAACACGCAGGCTCGTGCTGTGCTTGAACTGTGCAGGACACAGATCGCACTTATAGGGATGCTCATTGACATGTATCCGTCTGTGACGCTGCAGGTTTGTACTCcggctgaacactgcaggacatcgatcgcacttgtgtggcttctcacCCGCGTGCACTTGCTTATGATTCCACAGGGCAGCGTTCTCGCTGAACTCCTCAGGGCAAAGGTTGCACCTGCacggcttctcacccgtgtgcgTCGTCTTATGAGTATGCAAGTTTGTGCTGTGGCTGATCTGCGCGGGACAGGCatcgcacttgtgtggcttctcacCAGTGCGAGCCCGTGAGTAAGTCTTCAAGTGGCGATGGTTAAACTCCGTGGGACAAAAGTTGCACTTGTGTGCCTTCTCACTAGTGTGGTTCCACGTGGAATTCTCACACACCTGGGACTCGTGACTGTGTATGAACTTGTGGTGTCTCACTTGTGCCTGCAGCATTGACGTAGGACAGACTGTTGCGGAACATGTGTTGTAGGCAAATGTACAAGTGCACGTTGTCAGGCAAACGCAACACTTGTACAGCCCGTCTTTCTTGTGGCTGAAGGTCGATGACTTTCCTGCCTCTTGGGTGTCATTCTGGTCTGGAGCATAGTCTTTGTGGTTGGTATCCGTGAGTTGATTGTTCATAGTGACTAGTGCGGTGATCTCGAATCGCGGTTCAACTGTCGTTGTGCTGATCTCAAAGAGTGCATTCGAAGAAGTGCAACTTGAAGATACTCGATGACAAGTGCTTCTGGGCTGGTACTCAATATGAAGCATGCCAGTGCTTTCGCTTGCTCCTGTAATAGCAGAAATCAGACACTGAGAATGTGGACAGTCCGGTAGCCGACTAGCATTAAGTGTAATATTTGCATCTTTTTTGCATAACAATGTAGTGCCCTAAAGAGGCCACTTTATTTGTGGCTGACGGAAACCCAATAGTTGTCTGCCATTTTGTTCCGACGCAACCGGCACTGTAGTGCTTGTTAACACTGCAGTGGCTCCCACAGCTGCAGTGTACAGTAATAGGGAGAAGGAAAGTGGGGGAGGTTTGACTGCCAGAGACGAGGTGCAAAACGAGGTCGAAAGCATTTGCGATTGGATAGTTCCTGCATTGTCGTTCTTAAAGGAATTCTCTTCACAAAACAGAGGATGACCTCACTAAGATTGTGACCCGAGTAATGCTGAGAAAATGCAGGCTGATTACGGGGCACCAATTTAGATATTTTTTGTACAAACACTCCCGCAATTTTTCTCCTAGTGCACCCTCATCCGTGGTTCCGTGGTTTTGGGGAAAAAGGAGTACCGTACTTGGTCTATTTCGCTAGGATTATCACTTTCCACGCTGAGACAGGAAGGTGACGTGGGTTTTAATCCCCGTACCGGCCATGCTGCCCGGGGTTTTCCCGCAGACTTCTTGAACGAATATTGGTACAGttccctgaagtctgcccaggatgcacagTACTAACCCCTGTgtccctccactccttcctgctgtcctctatccATCTGTCTAGGTGCGCACACCACTGTTGCTTCACTGTCACTAATACACCTGCACACAAAAGATTGAAGCCGCTTTTCTTCACCTATCTTCTTCACctgtccgtgtattcacacgagcgacattctcacggaatattctagtggaagaaaaagcgaaaacactgcttacagagccgaagttccgtcctgcgctatgttgagcattcgcacggtgcagaatatcgggagtggcgtactccgcatttagcagacgacaccgtcagcatgttttcctgttgtctgctacggaatatcttgtgcctgtgtagcaggatattccccacggctAGTAGTATATGTGAAGACACGACATTGAgcactcgcgctcacgtgacagcagaaagctatgacatgtttcgcatcttccgcttctgggagAATGTCACTCATGTGAATACACGGCATCTTTCCTAAGACTGGTTCCTCGTGCTGTCAGCTtctaattttcttttttaagacCGGGAGTAAAAATCTGATTTTCTTTCAGGAAGCATAAACCAGGGCAAAATCAGGTGATAAAGCAGATTcccgcctgaaaaaaaaaaaaagaaaaagaaagaaagaaagaaacaaaaagaacttGTTGCATTTGAGAACATAAAAAGTGGTATAGATTCATTATGGGATAAAGGCACTAAAAGAAGGGCGACCACAGGAACGTAAAGAAACCAACAGAACAGAGTGCTGTTGGTTTCTCTACCTTGTGTGATCGTCCTTCTTTTAGCTCTTTCATCCCATAATGAATCTGGACCAAGAAGCCCAAAGACAAGTGTGAATAGAAGTGAGGTTGCGAATCCAACCACAAATATTACACCATTTTGCATTACAATAGTTATATTCCACTTTAACCCTTTAGTCGTGTATGTGTCCACTTGGGCATTTGGTATATTATAAGTAGAACCTGGAGTGTCTGGGGAATATTTATTCTAAATTCTGAGAGTAAAAATTAGGTAAATAAACGCGCAAAAAATTCATGCacattcgggtggaaaaacttgcAGTACGTTAAATTCAGGGGGAActtgggctcagttactcaaactaaccgAACTGGTTCAGTACAAACGGTGATGAGGAAACCTTACACACACTGGTTTGatgtaacaatgaaacaaaatgtaatatgacgtttcgatgcctgttcgaGCATCTtcatcagaatgaaacaagaaaCGGTACGCCATTTGAGTTCTAAGGAGAACTCAGATGGCGTACCATTTCTTGTTTCTTTCCAGTTGTTTTGTTGTTTCTTtccagtgtgtgtaagttttcctCACAATGTCCCCTGGGTTTTGGTCTATCttcaaatggtgatgtaactgcatttgctgccaaacaagttaatGTGCATCCCTACAGACGTCTCAATGAgcgcaatttgccgggtaaaaatctggtttccccCTAAAGAGACAAGCTTCAATTCgtggaagaatcgggttaaacactaaaacttcaggctctaattataagGTGGAAGCACTCGGTTGGAACTGTCAAATGTTCTCTCACTGGTTGAGTAGGTTGACCTATTTCATGTTATCTGGCTACTCCCTCAACCACAGCAGGGTGGCGACAGTGGTTCCCCTCTTGTGGGTGATTCATCTCTAGTCCTCCTGAACCACACGAGACTGTCATGGCTTACCAGTTTTCTCGGTTGGAAATGTGTATTGGCTAGGCCTCAGTTTACGTTTGCAATTAATGCTGCAAATGTTGAGATAAGACAAATTGTATGAAGCGCGTCTCACAGCAACTCTGTCTACTTTGAGACTCTTCCGCAGAAGAGAGTGTGACTGGAAAGGTCACATTTGGAGGACATTTCTATCGTGTCCCTTTCTCGGTGCACACCCTGCCACTCAGACTTTTCGCGAATAAatcgataataataataaataataattgcgtgtttatgtcgcgagacaactgagattatGAGCGGTTGGTCTGAGGATCGCTTTTGCCCACCTCGGGGGTTCTTTAATGTGCGATGAAAGCTAACCAcatggcaccccgtatttaatgtccctcgtGGACgacaacttgtaccctgccaccaaggtACTGGCATCCTCGGCCGGGTGGCAACCCTCCATCTCGGGATCAATTgaccattttgtatttaccttctgATGCGGAGTCATGTCCGTGTCCCACTTGCTCCGGTGCTGCAAAAACTGCAGTGTTATAAGGCTCTGTCTTGACTTCTATGATTGGATGATCATCTGAAGAGTCGTCAAGAGGTTCTTCTTTAATGTTGCACATCCCAGCTGTCACTCCTgcagtaaaacaaaaaaaaggaagaagtaaACTTGTCACACTGTAAAACTTCGAGTCAAGTTATACGGTCATCCCCCATTTCAGCCAGTCCCTTTTCTGAATCCAGTTACATTCCACTGGCTCTTATTTGTACATACTGCATACGAAAATACCAGTCCAAGGGACTTGGAATCTTGCGTTCTAAAAATCATGTCCAATATATGGATGCACGACTTCTACGTTGGAGAGATTCCACGAAACATGCACTGTTTGTATGGTACATTGTTTACAGATCCGTACTATATGACTGTTCCTCGGGAATATTCCATAACGCGTTCCTGAGTACAGAGTTCATGGAAATGTTACTGAGACACATTACTTTTGAGCACTGCACAGCACATTTGCCATCTGAGAACGTAGATTACAGAATCttaaaaagacatgtttctccTATGAACATTTataggggggagggggaagtatagtgcaatcaacagatgctatttacaaaccTGCGATTCCCACTgcgttgaaatggggtagtttgtatccgAGAGCCGTAGTGAacacacaggcagccaaggacggacctttgatgccctcgagaaacttgGCAGTACGTTGTGGGGGCTCTGGATGCCAGcaatggccactaactacttctacagtaatttaactataactactaactactttgcaattgagtagtttaacaagtagttcaactacttttcaggggagtagtcaAAGcgacttctttaactactgcaatatagtttaactacatctataactacttaacgttgtccatcaacaccaatcccttgtagtagtaataataataataataataattgggtgtttacgtcgcgagacaactgagatcatgagcgacgccacagcggtcggtctgtggattgcttttgcccacctgagggttctttaacgtgcgatgaaagctcatcacacggcaccccgtatttaacgtccctcgcggaagacggcgtgtctaagcaacttgtaccctgccaccaagttgctggcgtcctcggccgggttcgaacccgcgatctcgggatcagaaggcgaacacgctaccgactgagccaccgaggccggtaatcccttgtagtgttcttggacacctaaatatgaatcgcaAGCAATGACGAACTTTGGCTCGAGCCATTACTACGGTCGTcgaatacaaagcttgcggcgagaTTCTTTCTGCGCCTACGTGATAAAcaaagttgcagaattatttcgcagcaaatgaggcttcactagacaagcattaaaagtgaagactTAGTACACGTGCACGatacaattgctctgcacctccgttctcatcaaacaagtagcgcAAGATAAAAgttggaagcacaatcgtgccgtaaagcttgcggcaaaatcggaagtagttggtgtcttcggtaacctaactacttaaaatagcagtttaactagtagttgccactacatttctgcaagtagttgataactactttttaactacgaTCAGGtagtttaaagggactatgaaacgatttttttcttcgtttcatccgaaagaagacatttttctgagtctagaaccgaaattttactttcgtcgcgcgagcggatttctcgggagcgaatttaaacggagcggcgaagggaggacagctggcgccgcgcggtgacgagctgccgagcggagacacaacgggtaacttgacgcgaccacggccggctcagcaacacgtcgtcgtgacgtgttgctgagccggccacatcatcgtgacgtgttgccgagccgaggcatcccgccaggagcatgcgccgtaggatcccgcgtatgcgttcatcgggagtggaaatctccatgacagcagctttcgcgcaatcggcagatttcggcagtggcggcagccacagcgcgagctcgcggcattacttgccattgtgcaacaccggtgacgtaacggggaaccgaagagcggtccgtacagttacaccatcggcagggaaatatgcgcgggagaggaggaacgcggaagagacatttccagcgcgcgctcctcgcagagtggagcgatttcgtccggaaaaatttgtggcatattagtttttctgcgggaagaacagtttccatcgaaaaaaagtatgggcgttcgggaaatttcatagtccctttaactacatgtagttaactactggccatcactgctggaTGCTCCTTAAATTTCCAGAACATGGTGATCAGGGCTGCATTTAAACGACAAGCCGTTAGAGAAATCCGAGACGGATGCATGTGTTGGCAGCCCGcggttggatttgcttctgtatACATTATTGCAAAGGGGatgcacgggcacactcagGGTGATACTAAGGCTGCCCGTGAAATGGAATGAAGCCTTATGAAAATTTGCCTGTCCACTGACATCTTTTGGACATTCTTCGGCTCCTTTGACTATTCTTTCGACTTTGATTTCCTACAGACAATTGCTCAAACAATTCCTGTAGACGGCCTTTCTTTTACCTGAAAGTCTAAAGGGGTTGCACCAaaggaaatctattgactgccttTGGACTTGGCTTTTCTTCATTGCCAAAAGACGAGTCAATAGGTAATCTGCCTACACTGAGTACACAATTTACTGAAATACTACTACAAGATATTCCGCAAGATCATTTCATAAACCTTAGCTGTCTCAGTAGGGCATGACATACTGAAGCCTCGCTATGACACTTTCCTCGGGGTCATGCCGTAAAACATTTACGATCCGATTATGTAATTTACGAAGAATTTTACCGCAACCATTTCCTCTCGATGGAGATCCACCACAGTACTGTTCCTGTATCCGTCCCTGTTCATGTGGGCATGCAGCATCAGGAGGTTCCAATTCTACTCTTGATATCTGACCACTGAACTTTGGGGATAGCTTCATCTGTTGCTGCTGTGAATCCATAGGGCTGCGACACGATGAGGCAAACACATAGGTGTCCCTTAGCTCTTCTTCAATGAGAGGGAAACAGTTACCACCCTGTGTCCCTGAAATTACACAAAGGAGACAAGCTGGTGACATTTcaaacaaatatatatatatatacagggtgtcccagctaaatgcgaacagatttaaaaaaatatatagatatatatcacttttttcgtGATGAAGCCAGTTCCAatgtagcatatgctgaagggcactccttaaaggtgactccgcaccaaaaacgtgttgggataacagtgcgac encodes:
- the LOC135371572 gene encoding zinc finger protein ZFP2-like isoform X1: MDSQQQQMKLSPKFSGQISRVELEPPDAACPHEQGRIQEQYCGGSPSRGNGCGVTAGMCNIKEEPLDDSSDDHPIIEVKTEPYNTAVFAAPEQVGHGHDSASEGASESTGMLHIEYQPRSTCHRVSSSCTSSNALFEISTTTVEPRFEITALVTMNNQLTDTNHKDYAPDQNDTQEAGKSSTFSHKKDGLYKCCVCLTTCTCTFAYNTCSATVCPTSMLQAQVRHHKFIHSHESQVCENSTWNHTSEKAHKCNFCPTEFNHRHLKTYSRARTGEKPHKCDACPAQISHSTNLHTHKTTHTGEKPCRCNLCPEEFSENAALWNHKQVHAGEKPHKCDRCPAVFSRSTNLQRHRRIHVNEHPYKCDLCPAQFKHSTSLRVHKRTHTGEKPYKCNLCPAEFSDQTTLRNHQRKHTGEKPYKCNHCPARFTYSNGLRVHERIHTGEKPYKCDLCPAEFSDHTAMRYHKQMHTGEKPHKCDLCPAQFSRSTNMQRHKRIHMNEHPYKCNHCPAQFSHSTGLRVHQRKHTGEKPYKCNLCPAEFSHSTTLQNHKRTHTGEKPHKCDLCAAVFSQRTSLVRHKRMHTGKKPHKDHISAKAHTYSVTS
- the LOC135371572 gene encoding zinc finger protein ZFP2-like isoform X2 gives rise to the protein MCNIKEEPLDDSSDDHPIIEVKTEPYNTAVFAAPEQVGHGHDSASEGASESTGMLHIEYQPRSTCHRVSSSCTSSNALFEISTTTVEPRFEITALVTMNNQLTDTNHKDYAPDQNDTQEAGKSSTFSHKKDGLYKCCVCLTTCTCTFAYNTCSATVCPTSMLQAQVRHHKFIHSHESQVCENSTWNHTSEKAHKCNFCPTEFNHRHLKTYSRARTGEKPHKCDACPAQISHSTNLHTHKTTHTGEKPCRCNLCPEEFSENAALWNHKQVHAGEKPHKCDRCPAVFSRSTNLQRHRRIHVNEHPYKCDLCPAQFKHSTSLRVHKRTHTGEKPYKCNLCPAEFSDQTTLRNHQRKHTGEKPYKCNHCPARFTYSNGLRVHERIHTGEKPYKCDLCPAEFSDHTAMRYHKQMHTGEKPHKCDLCPAQFSRSTNMQRHKRIHMNEHPYKCNHCPAQFSHSTGLRVHQRKHTGEKPYKCNLCPAEFSHSTTLQNHKRTHTGEKPHKCDLCAAVFSQRTSLVRHKRMHTGKKPHKDHISAKAHTYSVTS